Proteins found in one Humidesulfovibrio mexicanus genomic segment:
- a CDS encoding ExbD/TolR family protein, translated as MGASFGGKGGLMADINVTPFVDVMLVLLIIFMVTAPMMTEGMDIDLPKARATETLTLDDGVLLTLSRDGSMRLDELPLERQDLPTALASLAPGRNLFFKADKDVPYGLVVEILGAVREAGVTKFGVVAESAPEQR; from the coding sequence ATGGGCGCGTCTTTCGGAGGCAAGGGCGGCCTCATGGCCGACATCAACGTTACGCCTTTTGTGGACGTGATGTTGGTTCTGCTTATCATCTTCATGGTCACCGCGCCAATGATGACCGAAGGCATGGACATCGATTTGCCCAAGGCGCGCGCCACGGAAACCCTGACACTGGACGACGGGGTGCTCCTGACCCTTTCGCGGGACGGTTCCATGCGCCTTGACGAGTTGCCGCTGGAACGCCAGGACTTGCCAACGGCGCTGGCGAGCCTTGCTCCCGGCCGAAACTTGTTCTTCAAGGCCGACAAAGACGTTCCCTACGGGCTGGTGGTGGAGATTTTGGGCGCCGTGCGCGAGGCGGGCGTGACCAAGTTCGGCGTGGTGGCCGAGAGCGCCCCGGAGCAGCGGTAG
- a CDS encoding energy transducer TonB, which yields MRPRDIAISLVAHASLAALVLAWPVSEPPAQPKIYEVALAEAAPAPAGPPAQPAPQAAQPAPPKPTPHKTAPPPAERVISAKKAPDAQPPAPEEQPPAPSAAAASGQPGAPTQGASGGGRPGAQMRSFGGVQAYDGDVVDERPSVLRGVVPEYPYQARRMRQEGRVLVRVVVDEQGSPVTALVQEAKPAGVFDQAALGAARRFRFLPGKIAGRRVVTAVLIPFEFTLR from the coding sequence ATGCGCCCGCGCGACATCGCCATCTCCCTAGTGGCCCACGCAAGCCTGGCCGCGCTTGTGCTTGCCTGGCCCGTGTCCGAGCCCCCGGCCCAGCCGAAAATCTATGAAGTCGCTCTGGCCGAGGCGGCTCCCGCCCCGGCAGGGCCTCCTGCCCAACCCGCTCCGCAGGCGGCGCAGCCCGCGCCGCCGAAGCCCACCCCGCACAAGACGGCACCGCCGCCAGCGGAGCGGGTCATCAGCGCAAAGAAGGCCCCGGACGCGCAGCCCCCGGCCCCGGAGGAGCAACCGCCAGCACCGTCGGCGGCGGCGGCCTCCGGCCAGCCGGGGGCGCCCACGCAGGGCGCTTCCGGGGGCGGAAGACCCGGCGCGCAGATGCGCAGTTTTGGGGGGGTGCAGGCCTACGATGGCGATGTTGTGGACGAGCGTCCTTCCGTGCTGCGCGGGGTGGTGCCGGAGTATCCCTACCAAGCGCGAAGAATGCGCCAGGAAGGGCGCGTGCTGGTGCGCGTGGTGGTGGACGAGCAGGGCAGCCCGGTGACCGCGCTGGTGCAGGAGGCCAAGCCCGCCGGAGTGTTCGACCAGGCGGCCCTTGGGGCGGCCAGGCGCTTCCGCTTTCTGCCGGGCAAGATCGCGGGCAGGCGCGTGGTCACGGCAGTGCTCATTCCCTTCGAGTTCACCCTGCGCTGA
- a CDS encoding acylphosphatase, with translation MPTLSFRVTGRVQHVWFRGWTQMTAHSLGLTGWVRNMPDGSVEGCAQAADDARGHEALKRFQDLLRQGPPSALVCDVLVQRVDRAEAYNGFQVRM, from the coding sequence ATGCCCACGCTGTCCTTCCGCGTCACCGGTCGCGTCCAACACGTGTGGTTCCGGGGCTGGACGCAAATGACCGCCCACTCACTCGGGCTCACCGGATGGGTGCGCAACATGCCGGACGGCTCTGTTGAAGGCTGCGCCCAGGCTGCGGACGATGCGCGCGGGCACGAGGCGCTAAAGCGTTTTCAGGACCTGCTGCGCCAGGGACCGCCCTCGGCCCTGGTGTGCGATGTCCTGGTGCAGCGCGTGGACCGGGCCGAAGCATACAACGGCTTCCAGGTGCGGATGTAA
- a CDS encoding DUF2059 domain-containing protein, whose amino-acid sequence MPRRQPRRIAFSLVLLVLLVSCLASLASAEELTPEKRADIRALIEATDGAGAVRQKVNALGDQAALALRRKRPDTPERALELVRREVRAVLEEKLIGPGGLYDRLTPLYAKTFTHREIRELLAFYASPTGRKAVESMPGLSAESRAAAEALAREIAPELKRRIEAALTAEGLARPRQQ is encoded by the coding sequence ATGCCCCGCCGACAGCCCCGCCGAATCGCTTTTTCGTTGGTGCTCCTTGTGCTTCTTGTGTCCTGTCTCGCGTCGCTCGCATCGGCCGAGGAATTGACCCCGGAAAAGCGGGCCGACATCCGCGCGCTCATAGAGGCCACCGATGGCGCGGGCGCCGTCAGGCAAAAAGTCAACGCCCTTGGCGACCAAGCCGCCTTGGCCTTGCGCCGGAAGCGGCCGGACACCCCGGAACGCGCCCTTGAACTCGTGCGGCGCGAGGTGCGCGCTGTGCTGGAGGAGAAGTTGATCGGCCCGGGAGGGCTTTACGACAGACTGACGCCCCTGTACGCCAAGACCTTTACGCACCGGGAAATACGCGAGCTGTTGGCGTTTTACGCCTCGCCAACGGGCAGGAAGGCCGTGGAGTCCATGCCTGGCCTTTCCGCCGAAAGCAGGGCAGCTGCCGAGGCGCTGGCACGGGAGATCGCCCCGGAGCTCAAGCGCCGCATCGAGGCCGCGCTCACGGCCGAAGGCCTGGCCCGACCCCGCCAGCAGTAA
- a CDS encoding MATE family efflux transporter produces MATSSMKSALDNRYLLERGPISRVFLKYSLPSVVTMVFFGVQTLVDGVVVGNHLGPDALGGINIVMPLYSFIMVLALIVSIGSQVLVSMELGRKNSDKAQDAMSTGFKALVAISLIVTVFLLLLAEPLIKLMGADERLLPFSLAYLKGLVPFIMPLTLCFYSDAMLKALGHPRFSMLTMSLSVVLNVLLTFCFVIGLGWGNTGASVATGVAFTLGLLISGSITFNPRQRLSVLKGRFHMPLLRRAVYNGSSEGVSEMAASVSILIINLTVVRLLGADGVAAFTAINYINFTGILLFLGISDGLIPVLSYNYGAGNYQRIKRLLRFAAIINMSIGAMVFIVLQVFGRHVVLLFFDGSESQAFQIAVDGLQIFAFVFLVNGLNVLIIAYFTALGEAKTSIIISAARGLVFVLAGATVLPIFMGITGVWAAIPLAELLTLGVALIACKRFALGADPLRGTGLPVKPVDCGKHF; encoded by the coding sequence GTGGCAACATCATCGATGAAAAGCGCTTTAGACAACAGGTATCTGCTAGAACGTGGCCCAATCAGCAGGGTCTTTCTGAAGTACTCGCTCCCAAGCGTCGTCACGATGGTGTTTTTTGGCGTGCAGACCCTGGTGGACGGCGTAGTGGTGGGAAACCATTTAGGGCCGGATGCTTTGGGAGGGATCAACATCGTCATGCCGCTATACAGCTTCATCATGGTGTTGGCTCTGATCGTCAGTATCGGAAGCCAGGTTCTGGTCAGCATGGAGCTGGGGCGCAAAAATTCGGACAAGGCCCAGGACGCGATGTCCACTGGCTTCAAGGCGCTGGTAGCAATCAGCTTGATTGTCACGGTGTTCCTGCTGCTGCTCGCAGAGCCGCTGATCAAATTGATGGGCGCTGACGAGCGGCTGCTGCCGTTCTCTCTCGCCTACCTTAAAGGGCTGGTGCCGTTCATCATGCCACTGACCCTATGCTTTTATTCCGACGCCATGTTGAAGGCACTCGGGCATCCCAGGTTTTCGATGCTCACCATGTCGCTAAGCGTGGTGCTCAATGTGCTGCTAACCTTCTGCTTCGTGATCGGGCTTGGCTGGGGCAATACTGGGGCGAGCGTGGCCACCGGTGTCGCTTTCACCCTCGGGCTATTGATTTCTGGCAGTATCACCTTCAACCCCAGACAGCGGCTGTCGGTGCTGAAGGGGCGGTTTCACATGCCGCTCTTGCGACGTGCTGTTTACAACGGCTCATCCGAAGGCGTTTCGGAAATGGCGGCCTCGGTCAGCATTCTGATCATCAACCTCACCGTAGTTCGCCTCTTGGGAGCCGATGGAGTGGCCGCGTTCACTGCCATCAACTACATCAACTTTACGGGCATACTGCTGTTCCTGGGTATTTCGGATGGCCTGATTCCGGTGCTGAGCTACAATTACGGAGCTGGGAACTACCAGCGGATCAAGAGGTTGCTTCGTTTTGCCGCGATAATCAACATGAGCATCGGAGCAATGGTATTCATCGTGCTCCAAGTGTTTGGGAGGCATGTGGTCCTGTTGTTCTTCGACGGCAGCGAGAGCCAGGCATTCCAGATTGCAGTAGACGGCTTGCAGATCTTCGCTTTCGTCTTTCTGGTCAACGGACTCAACGTACTGATCATCGCCTACTTTACCGCACTGGGCGAAGCGAAGACTTCAATCATCATTTCTGCGGCGCGCGGGTTGGTATTCGTGCTTGCCGGCGCCACGGTGTTGCCAATATTCATGGGCATTACTGGTGTGTGGGCGGCAATCCCGCTGGCGGAGTTGCTGACACTGGGAGTTGCACTCATAGCGTGCAAACGATTTGCACTTGGCGCCGACCCGCTTCGCGGGACAGGCTTACCGGTTAAGCCTGTTGATTGTGGAAAGCATTTTTAG
- a CDS encoding TetR/AcrR family transcriptional regulator — protein sequence MPTAHKRKKQPEIVRSKLIECAARIITEQGPNAVTLQAVADAAGVTKGGLLHHFKNKNQLSEAVLRCFIEQLDAELGKLMAEDSVEYWRFTRAYIDSIWKDVASGQEEQWIFFAFYALSEPQLKSMYNEWMKEKRRLHHNTDSDQMLQVPRYAADGIWFEVLMKAGCQKEHSTLLSSLIKMTYS from the coding sequence ATGCCAACAGCCCATAAACGGAAAAAACAACCTGAAATAGTCCGCAGCAAGCTTATTGAGTGTGCCGCGCGAATCATTACCGAGCAAGGCCCTAATGCTGTCACACTCCAGGCCGTCGCTGACGCGGCTGGTGTCACCAAAGGAGGACTCCTCCATCATTTCAAGAACAAGAATCAACTTAGCGAAGCGGTATTAAGGTGTTTTATAGAACAGCTGGATGCCGAACTTGGCAAGTTGATGGCTGAAGATTCAGTAGAATATTGGCGATTTACAAGGGCTTATATTGATTCAATATGGAAAGACGTTGCCTCAGGGCAGGAAGAACAGTGGATTTTTTTTGCCTTCTACGCACTTTCCGAGCCACAGTTAAAATCCATGTACAACGAATGGATGAAAGAAAAACGAAGACTCCACCACAATACGGATTCAGACCAGATGCTGCAAGTTCCGAGATATGCTGCCGACGGAATATGGTTTGAGGTTTTGATGAAGGCTGGCTGTCAAAAGGAGCATTCTACTTTGTTGTCCAGCCTTATCAAAATGACATACAGTTAG
- the rhuM gene encoding RhuM family protein, with amino-acid sequence MDYFDKLLERIRDIRSSEKVFNRKVRDIFALSTDYGDHAQEALPHFFQKMQNKMHWAATGQTAAELIRSRAKAEKPNIGLTAFAGDKVQRKAVTTAKDYLDAEELDTLNRIVSMYLEYAEMQAKRRQVIYHGRVGGAPGWLPDLQ; translated from the coding sequence ATCGACTACTTCGATAAGCTGCTCGAACGCATCCGCGACATACGCAGCTCGGAGAAGGTCTTCAACCGCAAGGTTCGCGACATCTTCGCGCTCTCGACCGATTATGGCGACCACGCCCAGGAGGCGTTGCCCCACTTCTTCCAGAAGATGCAGAACAAGATGCACTGGGCGGCCACAGGCCAAACCGCCGCCGAACTCATTCGCAGCCGGGCCAAGGCCGAAAAACCGAACATTGGCCTGACCGCATTTGCTGGTGACAAGGTGCAGCGCAAAGCCGTGACCACGGCTAAGGACTACCTCGACGCGGAAGAGCTGGACACCCTCAACCGTATCGTCTCCATGTACCTGGAATACGCGGAGATGCAGGCAAAACGCCGCCAGGTCATCTACCATGGCCGAGTGGGAGGAGCGCCAGGATGGCTTCCTGACCTTCAATGA
- a CDS encoding recombinase family protein, with protein sequence MTNIGYVRVSTTDQKTDRQLEGVALDKIFEDKASAADTARPQLLLCLDYVREGDTLHVHSIDRLARNLQDLLRLLGQLTGKGVTVQFLKEWLAFSGQDDPFQRLQLQIIGAVAEFERTLIKERQREGIAKAKSLGKHLGRERKLTPELERTIKMRADACEEKKALTQEFGVSRQTLYRILKRCPCPH encoded by the coding sequence ATGACAAACATCGGGTACGTGCGAGTCAGCACCACGGATCAGAAGACGGACAGGCAGCTTGAAGGGGTGGCCCTGGACAAGATCTTTGAGGACAAGGCCAGCGCGGCTGACACAGCCCGGCCACAGCTCCTGCTCTGCCTGGACTATGTGCGCGAAGGCGACACCCTGCACGTCCACTCCATCGACCGCCTTGCCCGCAACCTCCAAGACCTCCTGCGGCTCCTGGGACAGCTTACAGGCAAGGGCGTGACGGTCCAGTTCCTAAAGGAGTGGCTGGCCTTCTCTGGGCAAGATGATCCCTTCCAGCGGCTTCAGCTCCAGATCATCGGGGCCGTGGCCGAGTTCGAGCGGACGCTCATCAAGGAACGCCAGCGTGAGGGCATTGCCAAGGCCAAGTCCCTGGGCAAGCACCTGGGCCGGGAGCGGAAGCTCACCCCTGAATTGGAGCGCACGATAAAGATGCGGGCGGATGCTTGCGAGGAGAAGAAGGCCCTGACCCAGGAGTTCGGAGTGAGTCGGCAGACCTTGTACCGCATTCTGAAGCGTTGTCCGTGCCCCCATTGA